A region of Ovis canadensis isolate MfBH-ARS-UI-01 breed Bighorn chromosome 19, ARS-UI_OviCan_v2, whole genome shotgun sequence DNA encodes the following proteins:
- the CCR8 gene encoding C-C chemokine receptor type 8 has protein sequence MDYTLEPNLTTVTDFYYPDIYSSPCDGEGRDSKLLLAVFYCILFVFGLLGNSLVILVLVACKKLRSVTDVYLLNLALSDLLFVFSFPFQTHYQLDQWVFGTIMCKVVSGFYYVSFFSSMFFITLMSMDRYLAVVHAVYALKVRTISMGTALSLVVWLTALVATSPLLVFYQVASENGILQCYTYYNQQTLKWKIFIHFEVNILGLLIPFSILMFCYIRILHQLRSCQNHNKTKAIKLVLIVVVASLLFWVPFNMVLFLTSLHDMHILDGCVMSQQLTYATHVTETISFTHCCVNPIIYAFMGEKFKKHLSELFRKSCSHIFVYIGRQVSREALEKSSSNHHSTRSSTIDYIL, from the coding sequence ATGGATTACACACTTGAGCCCAATTTGACAACAGTAACTGACTTCTACTATCCCGACATCTACTCGAGCCCCTGcgatggggaggggagagacagcAAGCTGCTTCTCGCCGTCTTCTACTGCATTCTGTTTGTATTTGGTCTTCTGGGGAACAGCCTGGTCATCCTAGTCCTTGTCGCCTGCAAGAAACTGAGGAGCGTCACGGACGTGTACCTCCTGAACCTGGCCCTGTCCGACCTGCTGTTTgtcttctccttcccctttcaGACCCACTATCAGCTGGACCAGTGGGTATTTGGGACCATAATGTGCAAGGTGGTCTCTGGCTTTTActacgtcagcttcttcagcagcaTGTTCTTTATAACCCTCATGAGTATGGACAGGTACCTGGCGGTTGTCCATGCCGTCTATGCCTTGAAGGTGAGGACTATCAGCATGGGCACAGCCCTGAGTCTGGTGGTGTGGCTGACTGCCCTCGTGGCCACCAGCCCGTTACTAGTATTTTACCAAGTGGCCTCCGAAAATGGCATCCTACAGTGTTACACGTATTACAATCAGCAGACGCTGAAGTGGAAGATCTTCATCCACTTTGAGGTGAACATCTTAGGCCTGCTGATCCCGTTCAGCATCCTGATGTTCTGCTACATCCGCATCCTGCACCAGCTGAGGAGCTGCCAGAACCACAACAAGACCAAGGCCATCAAGCTCGTGCTCATCGTGGTGGTCGCCTCCCTACTCTTCTGGGTCCCTTTCAACATGGTCCTCTTCCTCACTTCCCTGCACGACATGCACATCTTGGATGGATGTGTCATGAGCCAGCAGCTGACCTATGCCACGCATGTCACAGAAACCATTTCCTTCACCCACTGCTGCGTGAACCCTATTATCTATGCGTTCATGGGTGAGAAGTTCAAGAAACACCTATCAGAACTATTTCGGAAGAGTTGCAGCCACATCTTCGTCTACATTGGGAGGCAGGTCTCCAGGGAGGCCTTGGAAAAATCATCCTCAAATCATCACTCCACTCGCTCGTCTACCATAGACTACATTCTGTGA
- the LOC138424668 gene encoding acyl-coenzyme A thioesterase THEM4-like has product MERLGFEYVVFHNNSEKKCICLFQPGPLLEGLPGITHGGALGTMIDTTLFMTAYCSANAVFTGTMTITFKSPITLGSVVRLEANITGVEGRKVFLSCEAQSSDRTVLFAEASAIFFQMK; this is encoded by the exons ATGGAGAGACTCGGCTTTGAGTATGTCGTCTTCCACAATAACTCTGAGAAGAAGTGCATCTGCTTGTTCCAGCCTGGGCCCCTCCTGGAGGGGCTGCCTGG GATTACCCATGGTGGCGCACTGGGGACCATGATAGACACCACGCTGTTCATGACGGCCTACTGCAGTGCCAATGCGGTCTTCACCGGGACCATGACCATCACCTTCAAGAG CCCGATCACCCTCGGCTCAGTGGTGAGGCTGGAGGCAAACATCACTGGCGTGGAAGGAAGAAAGGTGTTTCTCTCTTGCGAAGCCCAAAGCAGCGACAGGACCGTCCTCTTTGCCGAAGCTTCTG CCATCTTCTTCCAAATGAAGTGA